In Eupeodes corollae chromosome 3, idEupCoro1.1, whole genome shotgun sequence, a single genomic region encodes these proteins:
- the LOC129952061 gene encoding angiotensin-converting enzyme: protein MKQASLVIACMLLWTSHVGAQTKTSNSSAATTTTPKPKIDYEAVALELVEHANLYMNEHYSKLRSIFLNSAKKFHHLNLPSTQNNDIQSSYRAFSNQLAFNLSIIPLAEIKNDILRRQVKILGKLQLNGLEHEDYERSMNIVRAMLGLGTAKNVCHYRTGANVCNHIAYMPQIHDIVSKTRILDELNYYWTNWRNEIGVEGRARFVEFVHYFRKAAAYNGHVSPSKTWYLYYEEDDLLKELEGAMWDIMPLYEEMHAFIRNVLRNQYGQNIMADDSPIPHNLMEQVLQHAWKAKSIFSPPFPERKLPDIKHKMDQEIFTAKKINELASHFFESLGLNNFSPHFWDTYARKMSDEEAGDDCKAVVFYFPPDVGLRYCPKVDFKKFLQMHGHMSELQYNLYKAHLPIGLDREACPGFGSAIGESAIVSAGSPRHLDRIKLIENYTLDNELTMNRLFRLGVHTLISIPMYFTNEKFIVDSLESRIQPDDLNCGYWSIQAKYAGLAPPEERSEDHFDPSYSLYKGLHPLKQNTVKLVSEILGYQFYKGLCIASKQYIPGDPSRPLHNCDYYEQEEAGKILKNLMKLGSTKHWRDAMELVTNERKLNGKAIMEYYEPLYHWLKEKNKQNGVQVGWDASATNCQSKN from the exons ATGAAGCAAGCTTCATTGGTTATAGCTTGTATGCTCCTTTGGACATCACATGTTGGAGCTCAAACTAAGACCTCTAACTCTTcggcagcaacaacaacaacacccaAACCAAAAATCGACTACGAAGCAGTGGCCTTAGAATTAGTCGAACATGCCAATCTCTACATGAATGAACATTATTCCAAGCTTCGTAGTATTTTCCTTAACTCAGCGAAAAAGTTCCATCATCTAAATCTTCCTTCAACACAAAATAACGATATCCAAAGTAGTTATCGAGCATTTTCCAATCAATTAGCATTCAATTTGAGTATAATTCCGTTGGCTGAAATCAAGAATGACATCCTCCGAAGACAGGTTAAGATTCTTGGGAAGCTTCAGTTGAATGGTCTAGAGCACGAGGATTATGAGAGATCAATGAATATTGTGAGAGCAATGCTGGGGTTAGGGACGGCGAAAAATGTCTGCCACTATCGTACGGGAGCAAATGTCTGCAATCACATTGCATACATGCCACAAATTCATGATATCGTCTCGAAGACTCGGATTCTGGATGAATTGAACTACTATTGGACGAATTGGCGGAATGAAATTGGAGTCGAAGGTCGGGCGAGATTTGTGGAGTTTGTGCATTATTTTAGAAAAGCAGCTGCTTACAATG GACACGTATCACCTTCCAAAACCTGGTATCTTTATTACGAGGAGGATGACCTTCTGAAAGAGCTCGAAGGAGCTATGTGGGATATTATGCCACTCTATGAAGAGATGCATGCTTTCATAAGGAATGTTCTGCGAAACCAATATGGTCAAAATATTATGGCCGATGACAGCCCAATTCCGCATAACCTTATGGAACAAGTACTGCAACATGCTTGGAAGGCTAAGAGTATTTTTAGTCCACCTTTTCCGGAAAGAAAACTTCCAGACATAAAGCACAAGATGGATCAAGAGATTTTCACGGCAAAGAAAATCAACGAATTGGCCTCACATTTCTTCGAGTCACTGGgattgaataatttttcacc ACATTTCTGGGATACTTATGCTCGAAAAATGTCCGACGAAGAAGCCGGAGACGATTGTAAAGCTGTTGTCTTCTATTTTCCACCTGACGTTGGTCTTCGATACTGTCCCAAAGTTGATTTTAAGAAGTTCCTTCAAATGCACGGCCATATGAGTGAGCTGCAATATAATTTGTACAAGGCTCATCTTCCGATAGGTCTTGATCGGGAAGCTTGTCCTGGGTTTGGAAGTGCTATTGGAGAATCTGCCATTGTGTCAGCTGGAAGCCCAAGACATTTGGATAGAATCAAACTTATTGAAAATTACACTCTAGACAATGAGCTTACTATGAATCGATTATTTCGTTTG GGTGTCCATACTCTCATATCAATTCCAATGTACTTTACTAATGAGAAATTTATTGTGGACTCACTTGAATCTCGGATTCAACCGGATGACTTGAATTGTGGTTATTGGAGTATTCAAGCTAAATACGCTGGCCTTGCGCCACCAGAGGAACGCAGTGAAGATCATTTTGATCCTAGCTATTCCCTGTATAAGGGTTTGCACCCTTTGAAGCAGAATACTGT AAAACTCGTTTCTGAAATTCTTGGATATCAATTCTATAAGGGACTTTGTATAGCTTCTAAACAGTACATTCCTGGAGATCCTAGTCGTCCACTACACAATTGTGATTATTATGAACAGGAAGAGGCGGGAAAAATTTTGAA aaatcTAATGAAATTGGGTTCGACTAAGCACTGGAGAGACGCAATGGAACTGGTGACGAATGAGAGAAAATTGAATGGCAAAGCCATTATGGAATATTATGAACCCTTGTATCATTGgcttaaggaaaaaaataagcaaaatggTGTACAAGTTGGTTGGGATGCGAGTGCGACAA actgccaaagcaaaaattaa